Proteins co-encoded in one Pseudomonas fluorescens genomic window:
- a CDS encoding Na+/H+ antiporter subunit E, with protein sequence MKRLFPAPWLSLALWLLWLVLNLSASPGNLLLGAVLGFCAPLMMRKLRPQQIHIRRPGTILRLFLLVGRDVIVSNLQVAWGVLNAGRRPPRSRFIKVPLDLRDAHGLAALSMICTVVPGTVWSELALDRSILLLHVWDLDDEAQFIQHFKVTYEQPLMEIFE encoded by the coding sequence ATGAAGCGTCTGTTTCCTGCTCCGTGGCTGTCGCTCGCGCTGTGGTTGCTGTGGCTGGTGCTGAACCTGTCGGCCAGCCCGGGCAACCTGCTGCTGGGTGCCGTACTCGGTTTCTGTGCCCCGCTGATGATGCGCAAGCTGCGCCCGCAACAGATCCATATCCGCCGCCCGGGCACCATCCTGCGATTGTTTCTGCTGGTCGGGCGTGACGTGATCGTCTCCAACCTTCAAGTGGCGTGGGGCGTCCTCAACGCCGGTCGCCGTCCGCCCCGCTCGCGCTTTATCAAGGTGCCGCTGGACCTGCGCGATGCCCATGGCCTGGCGGCGTTGTCGATGATCTGCACGGTCGTGCCCGGCACGGTATGGTCGGAACTGGCGCTGGATCGCAGCATTCTGTTGCTGCACGTCTGGGACCTGGATGACGAAGCGCAATTCATCCAGCACTTCAAGGTCACTTACGAGCAGCCGTTGATGGAGATTTTCGAATGA
- a CDS encoding monovalent cation/H+ antiporter subunit D: MTAMTHLIAAPILLPLLTAAIMLMLGEKHRPLKAKINLFSSLLGLGISVMLLQWTQTTGVPGSIGVYLPGNWQVPFGIVLVVDRLSALMLVLTGIIGVSALLFAMARWDGAGSSFHALFQIQLMGLYGAFLTADLFNLFVFFEVLLAASYGLLLHGSGRARVSSGLHYISINLLASSLFLIGAALIYGVTGTLNMADLAMKIPLVPEADRGLLHAGAAILAVAFLAKAGMWPLNFWLVPAYSSASAPVAAMFAIMTKVGVYTLLRLWTLLFSGQAGASAYFGGDWLIYGGMATMLCAGVAIIAAQRLERMASLSILVSAGILLSAAGFAQPNLIGAALFYLVSSTLALSALFLLAELIERSRTAIEVPLEDENELLPRPQEWQRPVKGINLDDDQKAVVGQVIPWTMAFLGLSFIACALLIIGMPPLSGFIGKLSLIGALLNPLGLGSDEPISMAAWGLLALLILTGLGSLMAFSRLGIQRFWSPEERPSPVLRKLECVPIFLLLGLSIALTFKAEPLLRYTQAAADALNNPQQYVMAVLGTRAVPSPEAKAALLEVQP; this comes from the coding sequence ATGACGGCGATGACACACCTGATCGCCGCACCGATTCTGCTGCCGCTGCTGACGGCTGCCATCATGCTGATGCTCGGTGAAAAGCACCGTCCGCTGAAGGCGAAAATCAACCTGTTCTCCAGCCTGCTTGGCCTGGGCATCTCGGTGATGTTGCTGCAATGGACCCAGACCACCGGCGTGCCCGGTTCCATCGGCGTGTACCTGCCGGGCAACTGGCAGGTGCCGTTCGGCATCGTGCTGGTAGTCGATCGGCTGTCGGCGCTGATGCTGGTGCTGACCGGCATCATCGGTGTCAGCGCTTTGCTGTTCGCCATGGCCCGCTGGGACGGCGCAGGTTCGAGCTTTCACGCGCTGTTCCAGATTCAGTTGATGGGCCTGTACGGCGCGTTCCTGACAGCGGACCTGTTCAACCTGTTCGTGTTCTTCGAAGTGCTGCTCGCCGCGTCCTATGGCTTGCTGCTTCATGGCTCGGGACGGGCGCGGGTGTCGTCGGGGCTGCATTACATTTCGATCAACCTGCTGGCCTCGTCGCTGTTCCTGATTGGCGCAGCACTGATCTATGGTGTCACCGGCACGTTGAACATGGCTGACCTGGCCATGAAGATTCCGCTGGTACCGGAAGCCGACCGTGGCTTGCTGCATGCTGGCGCGGCCATTCTGGCAGTAGCGTTCCTGGCCAAGGCCGGAATGTGGCCACTGAACTTCTGGCTCGTGCCGGCCTATTCCTCGGCCAGCGCACCGGTAGCGGCGATGTTCGCGATCATGACCAAGGTCGGCGTCTACACCCTGCTGCGCCTGTGGACGCTGCTGTTCTCCGGGCAGGCAGGCGCCTCGGCCTACTTTGGCGGCGACTGGCTGATCTACGGCGGCATGGCGACCATGCTCTGCGCCGGCGTGGCGATCATCGCCGCACAACGCCTGGAGCGCATGGCCAGCCTGAGCATTCTGGTGTCGGCGGGGATTCTGCTGTCGGCCGCAGGTTTCGCCCAGCCGAACCTGATCGGCGCGGCGCTGTTCTATCTGGTCAGCTCGACCCTGGCCCTGAGCGCACTCTTCCTGCTGGCGGAACTGATCGAACGTTCGCGCACCGCCATCGAAGTACCGCTGGAAGACGAGAACGAACTGCTGCCGCGTCCGCAAGAATGGCAGCGGCCAGTCAAAGGCATCAACCTGGATGATGACCAGAAAGCCGTGGTCGGCCAGGTGATTCCGTGGACCATGGCCTTCCTGGGCCTGAGCTTCATCGCCTGTGCGCTGCTGATTATCGGCATGCCGCCGCTATCAGGGTTCATCGGCAAATTGAGCCTGATCGGCGCCCTGCTCAATCCGTTGGGTCTGGGTTCCGACGAACCGATCTCGATGGCCGCCTGGGGTTTGCTGGCTCTGCTGATCCTCACCGGTCTCGGTTCGCTGATGGCCTTCTCGCGCCTGGGCATCCAGCGTTTCTGGTCACCGGAAGAGCGCCCGTCGCCGGTGCTGCGCAAACTCGAATGCGTGCCGATTTTCCTGCTGCTGGGCCTGAGCATCGCCCTGACTTTCAAGGCCGAGCCGCTGCTGCGCTACACCCAGGCCGCCGCAGATGCCCTGAACAATCCGCAGCAATATGTGATGGCGGTGCTCGGCACCCGCGCCGTGCCGAGCCCGGAAGCCAAGGCTGCGCTGCTGGAGGTGCAACCATGA
- a CDS encoding Na+/H+ antiporter subunit C: MEEVIAIAIGVLAASGVWLILRPRTFQVVMGLCLLSYGVNLFIFSMGSLFIGKEPIIKDGVPQDLLNYTDPLPQALVLTAIVISFAMTALFLVVLLASRGLTGTDHVDGREPKE; encoded by the coding sequence ATGGAAGAAGTCATCGCAATCGCCATCGGAGTGCTCGCTGCCTCCGGCGTCTGGCTGATCCTGCGTCCGCGGACGTTCCAGGTGGTCATGGGCCTGTGCCTGCTGTCCTACGGCGTCAATCTGTTCATCTTCAGCATGGGCAGCCTGTTCATCGGCAAAGAACCGATCATCAAGGACGGCGTACCGCAGGACCTACTCAATTACACCGATCCGCTGCCCCAGGCACTGGTACTGACGGCCATCGTCATCAGCTTCGCCATGACCGCGCTGTTTCTGGTGGTGCTGCTCGCGTCGCGGGGCCTGACCGGTACCGACCACGTTGACGGAAGGGAGCCCAAGGAATGA